A region of Subtercola boreus DNA encodes the following proteins:
- a CDS encoding MFS transporter — translation MTSSSYPVVSVLRTRHTGYLLITSLLGRLPGAMAALAIVQLVRSTSGDFALAGLITAVYVVAGAVGQPLLSRLIDGFGQVTVLVVSGILSFLAFTGMALTLDPAPGAAIALAAAAGIFTPPLEPALRALWPRLVSPGPPLKAAFSLDAGAQEIIFIIGPLLTVAGIAVFGPVGNLLFAGGLGLIGALAFSINPAPRAASTKRPSNVTAHSGEQSPILLPAVARVAAFTFGIGLPVGALTIVATASEAARADPGLAGWILAVNAVGALIGATVVGIRPLGSTPERLLALCGILLAVGYLPLAATALPALAYIVAAGISGLMLPPTLGQVFERISELSPPAVLTEANGWVVSAMTLGVGAGTLVAGVVVGASGPSMVIWIVVGASTLTALFSLIAFPGRPRVG, via the coding sequence ATGACAAGCTCGTCCTACCCGGTGGTTTCCGTTCTGCGAACCAGGCACACCGGCTACCTGTTGATCACCTCCCTTCTGGGGAGGCTCCCCGGCGCGATGGCGGCCCTTGCGATCGTGCAGCTCGTCCGTTCGACGAGCGGGGACTTCGCGCTTGCCGGTCTGATCACAGCCGTCTACGTCGTCGCAGGCGCCGTGGGGCAGCCGCTCCTCAGCAGACTCATCGACGGATTCGGCCAGGTCACTGTTCTCGTCGTCAGCGGCATCCTGAGCTTCCTGGCGTTCACCGGCATGGCGTTGACTCTCGACCCGGCGCCGGGAGCAGCGATAGCACTTGCCGCAGCCGCAGGAATCTTCACGCCGCCGCTCGAGCCGGCGCTTCGCGCACTGTGGCCGCGACTGGTGAGCCCCGGCCCCCCGCTGAAAGCGGCTTTCAGCCTGGACGCCGGAGCCCAGGAGATCATCTTCATCATCGGCCCCCTGCTGACCGTCGCCGGTATCGCCGTCTTCGGACCGGTCGGCAACCTGCTGTTCGCCGGCGGGCTCGGCCTGATCGGCGCGCTCGCCTTCAGCATCAACCCCGCCCCGCGAGCCGCGTCGACGAAGCGGCCCAGCAATGTCACCGCGCACAGCGGCGAGCAGTCCCCCATCCTCCTGCCCGCCGTCGCACGGGTCGCCGCCTTCACGTTCGGCATCGGCCTTCCCGTCGGAGCGCTCACCATCGTCGCCACCGCCTCCGAGGCGGCCCGGGCCGACCCCGGACTGGCCGGCTGGATCCTCGCTGTCAACGCCGTCGGCGCTCTGATCGGCGCAACTGTCGTCGGCATCCGGCCTCTCGGCTCCACTCCGGAACGCCTGCTGGCCCTGTGCGGCATCCTCCTCGCTGTCGGGTATCTCCCGCTCGCCGCCACAGCGCTTCCGGCCTTGGCCTATATCGTCGCCGCGGGAATCTCCGGGCTGATGCTCCCTCCGACGCTCGGCCAGGTCTTCGAACGGATCTCCGAGCTCAGCCCGCCCGCTGTTCTCACCGAGGCGAACGGCTGGGTCGTCAGCGCCATGACCCTCGGAGTCGGCGCCGGCACGCTCGTGGCAGGCGTGGTCGTCGGAGCCTCCGGCCCGTCGATGGTGATCTGGATCGTTGTCGGCGCATCCACACTCACGGCGCTCTTCTCGCTGATCGCTTTCCCAGGGAGGCCGCGCGTCGGTTGA
- a CDS encoding winged helix-turn-helix transcriptional regulator, whose amino-acid sequence MKRTDTSAWPCTIARASVIFGDAWNVLILREAFYGNQRFDRLQEALDIGRNILTDRLKTLVEEGLLERAAYQDHPARYEYLLTQKGRDTYPVLLAMATWGRAHALSPDEDPLIFEHDTCGHDFDAMVACSHCKQQVHLEDISFRRGPGYPGYRPDDAPSSTRLSAPR is encoded by the coding sequence ATGAAGCGCACAGATACGTCGGCTTGGCCGTGCACCATCGCCCGCGCCAGCGTCATCTTCGGCGACGCCTGGAATGTCTTGATCCTTCGGGAGGCTTTCTATGGCAACCAGCGGTTCGATCGATTGCAGGAGGCGCTCGACATCGGCCGAAACATCCTGACGGATCGGCTCAAGACGCTTGTCGAAGAAGGTCTCCTCGAGCGGGCCGCGTACCAGGACCACCCCGCCCGGTACGAGTATCTGCTGACACAGAAAGGCCGGGACACCTATCCCGTGCTGCTCGCCATGGCGACCTGGGGTCGCGCTCACGCTCTCAGCCCAGACGAAGACCCGCTGATCTTCGAGCACGACACCTGCGGCCACGACTTCGACGCCATGGTCGCCTGCTCCCATTGCAAGCAGCAGGTCCATCTCGAAGACATCAGTTTCCGTCGAGGGCCGGGGTACCCCGGCTACCGCCCCGACGATGCACCCTCATCCACTCGTCTCAGCGCGCCTCGGTAA
- a CDS encoding alpha/beta fold hydrolase: MSGLTKRVAAWAASGNYETVNERQIFVHRGGGDGPLVVLLHGYPSSSYDWRGILPALEATGLSVLTFDFLGFGLSDKPTDVVYSLQTQADVAEELIAGRPALLIAHDLGDSVATELMARDIDGALTFTLNGVMMTNSSVIIGEANLTAAQKLLRGRLGPLVARLVSEKVIRKQLAGAFSSTHPLTEQEGDDQWSLLAFHGGDKIIDRLSYFNRERVQLADRWEGAIRDWPGRLAVGWGGQDRISGQPVLDAILKLNPRADVTRWPDLGHFPQIEDPATVSSLAVAFATGPVIDTRPV, from the coding sequence ATGAGCGGCCTGACGAAGCGAGTCGCCGCGTGGGCGGCCTCCGGCAACTACGAGACCGTCAACGAACGTCAGATCTTCGTGCACCGTGGCGGCGGCGATGGCCCGCTCGTGGTGCTGCTGCACGGCTATCCGTCCAGCAGCTACGACTGGCGAGGCATCCTCCCGGCCCTCGAGGCGACAGGCTTATCTGTGCTCACGTTCGACTTCCTCGGCTTTGGCCTCTCCGACAAACCCACCGATGTCGTCTACTCCCTTCAGACTCAGGCCGACGTCGCTGAGGAACTCATCGCTGGCCGGCCCGCTCTGCTCATCGCCCACGACCTGGGTGACTCCGTCGCCACCGAACTGATGGCTCGCGACATCGACGGCGCTCTCACTTTCACCCTGAACGGGGTGATGATGACCAACAGTTCCGTCATCATCGGTGAAGCGAACCTGACCGCAGCGCAGAAGCTCCTCCGCGGACGATTGGGGCCTCTTGTTGCACGATTGGTCTCAGAAAAGGTCATCCGGAAGCAGCTCGCCGGGGCATTCTCTTCCACGCACCCGCTCACCGAGCAGGAAGGCGATGACCAATGGTCGCTGCTGGCCTTCCATGGCGGAGACAAGATCATCGACAGGCTCAGCTACTTCAACCGAGAACGGGTCCAACTCGCCGATCGTTGGGAAGGCGCCATCCGTGACTGGCCGGGCCGCCTTGCGGTCGGCTGGGGAGGACAGGACCGCATCTCGGGCCAACCCGTCCTCGACGCCATCCTCAAACTCAACCCCCGGGCCGACGTGACCCGCTGGCCCGACCTCGGACACTTCCCTCAGATCGAAGACCCGGCGACCGTCAGCAGTCTCGCCGTCGCATTCGCCACCGGCCCGGTGATAGATACTCGACCGGTTTAG
- a CDS encoding zinc-binding dehydrogenase: protein MRAVMHSTFGEPSEILSVEEVPTPDPGPGEVRVRTLLSPIHNHDLWTIRGTYGFKPELPARTGTEAVGFIDALGEGVTGVEIGQRVATGGTFGVWAEYFVAKAQALLPVSDDISDEVAAQLVSMPFSAISLLESLDLAEGDWLVQNAANGAVGRLVAQLGAARGINVVGLVRRAEGVDELAAQGIGNVVATDSADWRDRVKAIVGDDRILAGVDSVGGPASGEVLSLLSENGTLVVFGAMQSPVMEIRSGDVIFKQATVKGFWGSAVSTSMSAAQRGALLSELVRRIQDATITLPVEATYSFDDARQAAAANFTPGRAGKILLRP from the coding sequence ATGCGCGCTGTTATGCACTCCACCTTCGGAGAGCCCTCCGAGATCCTCTCGGTCGAAGAGGTCCCGACGCCTGATCCCGGCCCCGGAGAGGTGCGCGTCCGAACGCTCCTGTCTCCGATCCACAACCACGACCTCTGGACGATCCGCGGCACCTACGGCTTCAAGCCCGAGCTCCCGGCCCGCACCGGAACCGAGGCCGTCGGCTTCATCGATGCGCTCGGCGAGGGCGTCACCGGCGTCGAGATCGGCCAGCGCGTCGCGACCGGCGGCACCTTCGGCGTATGGGCCGAGTACTTCGTCGCCAAGGCTCAGGCACTCCTGCCCGTTTCGGACGACATCTCCGACGAGGTCGCCGCGCAGCTCGTCTCCATGCCGTTCAGCGCCATCAGCCTGCTCGAGTCACTCGACCTCGCCGAGGGTGACTGGCTCGTGCAGAACGCCGCCAACGGTGCCGTCGGCCGCCTGGTCGCGCAACTCGGAGCCGCCCGCGGCATCAACGTGGTCGGCCTTGTGCGACGCGCCGAGGGCGTCGACGAGCTGGCGGCCCAGGGCATCGGCAACGTCGTCGCGACGGATTCGGCCGACTGGCGCGACCGCGTCAAGGCGATTGTGGGCGACGACCGGATCCTGGCCGGTGTCGACTCAGTCGGTGGTCCGGCGAGTGGCGAGGTGCTGTCGCTGCTCAGCGAGAACGGCACCCTCGTCGTGTTCGGTGCGATGCAGTCGCCCGTGATGGAGATCCGCTCGGGCGACGTGATCTTCAAGCAGGCCACGGTCAAAGGGTTCTGGGGCAGCGCGGTCAGCACGAGTATGTCGGCTGCTCAGCGCGGTGCGCTTCTGTCGGAGCTGGTGCGCAGGATCCAGGACGCCACGATCACCCTCCCCGTCGAGGCGACCTACTCGTTCGACGATGCCCGCCAGGCCGCGGCTGCGAACTTCACTCCGGGTCGCGCCGGCAAGATCCTGCTGCGCCCCTGA
- a CDS encoding TetR/AcrR family transcriptional regulator: MSEEPQKRGRGRPRAASETAIAAVGLRLILENGFDETTMDDIAAAAGISRPTLFRWFPSKSSLVWHGSQRDASWLREKLSAAPPDRGTMDVLCDVLPELIHSDDSELTLLRSQVTVITSIPAVQGHTDEKMAEFTLIVAEFVAGRLGLQADDLLPQVASRTVWAASWTALALWAASDDDHPEPWLSRAFEGLRRGFRTEP, from the coding sequence ATGTCAGAAGAGCCGCAAAAACGAGGGCGAGGCCGTCCGCGGGCTGCGAGCGAGACGGCTATCGCCGCTGTGGGCCTTCGTCTGATCCTCGAGAACGGGTTCGATGAGACGACCATGGACGACATCGCTGCTGCTGCGGGGATCAGTCGGCCGACCCTGTTCCGATGGTTCCCCTCGAAGAGCAGCCTCGTCTGGCATGGTTCACAGCGCGATGCCTCGTGGCTTCGCGAGAAGCTCTCCGCTGCGCCACCCGACCGAGGCACGATGGACGTTCTCTGCGACGTGCTCCCCGAGCTGATCCACTCCGACGACTCGGAGCTGACGCTGCTGCGATCCCAGGTGACGGTCATCACGTCGATCCCAGCCGTTCAAGGCCACACCGACGAGAAGATGGCGGAATTCACTCTCATCGTCGCCGAATTCGTAGCCGGGCGGCTGGGACTCCAAGCGGACGACTTGCTGCCCCAGGTCGCCTCACGAACCGTGTGGGCAGCGAGCTGGACAGCGCTGGCGCTCTGGGCGGCGAGCGACGACGATCACCCCGAGCCCTGGCTGAGCCGCGCGTTCGAGGGCCTTCGTCGAGGTTTCAGAACGGAGCCCTGA
- a CDS encoding NAD-dependent epimerase/dehydratase family protein, producing MEKLEGKKILVTGFTGRLGGAFAEGLAKNNDVTGVTLIASDAELDAWRGRGVDPYVLDLADDDYGSLPSDFDYVVHTAAAVYPKSFEDGMRANAEAPALLMKHTRNAKAFLHVSTTGVYIENLDPYYRATEQDIMGGSQLMGHYTGTKAAGEGAVRAMARTLGLPTIICRMDVQYGTYSDGGLPVKFLSDVINGSPINLPKSYDWVKALVHQDDLFSFIEPCLGAATVPVPTVNWSGDEQIKAEEWIGYLGELVGVEPVYNYEDALALPGGAPSAEYRKTITGPATVSWREGLKRIVEFWEPRIREAQHVSRTS from the coding sequence ATGGAAAAACTTGAAGGCAAAAAAATCCTCGTCACCGGCTTCACCGGTCGTCTCGGCGGTGCATTCGCCGAGGGGCTGGCGAAGAACAACGACGTAACCGGTGTGACGCTCATCGCCAGTGACGCCGAACTCGACGCGTGGAGAGGACGAGGTGTTGATCCCTACGTGCTCGATCTCGCCGACGACGACTACGGCTCGCTGCCGAGCGACTTCGACTATGTCGTCCACACGGCCGCGGCCGTCTATCCGAAGAGCTTCGAGGACGGCATGCGCGCGAACGCCGAAGCCCCTGCGCTGCTGATGAAGCACACGCGGAACGCGAAAGCATTCCTGCACGTATCGACCACGGGCGTCTACATCGAGAACCTCGACCCGTACTACCGGGCGACCGAGCAGGACATCATGGGCGGCAGCCAGCTGATGGGTCACTACACCGGCACGAAGGCCGCAGGCGAGGGCGCGGTCCGGGCCATGGCGAGGACCCTCGGTCTGCCGACGATCATCTGCCGGATGGACGTGCAGTACGGCACCTACAGCGACGGCGGCCTCCCGGTGAAGTTCCTCTCCGACGTCATCAACGGCAGCCCCATCAACCTCCCCAAGTCGTATGACTGGGTGAAGGCTCTGGTGCACCAGGACGACCTGTTCTCATTCATCGAGCCGTGCCTGGGAGCCGCGACGGTACCTGTTCCGACGGTCAACTGGTCCGGCGACGAGCAGATCAAAGCGGAGGAATGGATCGGCTATCTGGGTGAACTCGTCGGCGTTGAACCCGTCTACAACTACGAGGACGCCCTCGCACTGCCCGGCGGGGCACCGAGTGCAGAGTACCGGAAGACGATCACCGGGCCGGCAACGGTCAGCTGGCGGGAGGGTCTGAAGCGGATCGTCGAGTTCTGGGAACCCCGGATCCGAGAAGCGCAGCACGTGTCGCGCACCTCCTGA
- a CDS encoding patatin-like phospholipase family protein, with the protein MISTNNAVVLAGGGVAGIAWETGFFRGLDDEAPGLVSRILTPSTSLIGTSAGATVAAQIATGNSVHDLFERQLAAMSAEVNVTIDLAQMGSVVAEAMAGVTSPEQMRPKLGALAVASETPPSEVRRAVIEARVGTEQWPAWPLLIAAVDTGTGELRVFDSTSGVGLVDVVAASCAVPLVWPPVEIDGRLYMDGGIRSIGNVDLAAGAEQVLILVPAAADSPLGPSVPDEQLQALSPARVHLVVADAASLMAMGPNPLDPSSRLPSATAGREQGRRLAAEVDAFWR; encoded by the coding sequence ATGATTTCAACCAACAACGCCGTTGTCCTGGCAGGGGGCGGGGTAGCGGGAATCGCCTGGGAGACAGGCTTCTTCCGCGGGCTCGACGACGAGGCGCCGGGCTTGGTGAGCCGTATCCTGACCCCGTCGACATCGTTGATCGGAACCTCAGCCGGTGCAACCGTCGCAGCCCAGATCGCCACCGGCAACAGCGTTCATGACCTCTTCGAGAGGCAGCTGGCGGCGATGTCAGCCGAGGTGAACGTCACGATCGATCTGGCACAGATGGGTTCAGTCGTCGCCGAGGCGATGGCCGGCGTGACGTCACCCGAGCAGATGCGCCCGAAGCTCGGCGCTCTGGCTGTGGCAAGCGAGACCCCTCCTTCCGAGGTTCGTCGCGCGGTCATTGAGGCGCGAGTGGGTACCGAGCAGTGGCCCGCCTGGCCGTTGCTCATCGCGGCTGTCGACACCGGCACAGGAGAACTCCGGGTATTCGACAGCACTTCGGGCGTCGGCCTGGTGGATGTCGTCGCGGCCAGCTGTGCCGTTCCCCTGGTTTGGCCGCCGGTCGAGATCGACGGGCGCCTCTACATGGATGGGGGCATCCGGTCAATCGGCAACGTCGACCTTGCAGCTGGCGCCGAGCAGGTACTCATCCTCGTTCCGGCGGCGGCAGATTCTCCCCTCGGGCCGTCAGTCCCCGACGAGCAGCTGCAGGCTCTGTCTCCTGCCCGTGTTCATCTGGTTGTGGCCGATGCCGCGTCACTCATGGCCATGGGCCCCAATCCGCTGGATCCCTCGTCCAGACTCCCCTCAGCCACTGCCGGCCGGGAACAAGGACGTCGACTCGCGGCCGAGGTCGACGCTTTCTGGCGCTGA
- a CDS encoding RNA-binding S4 domain-containing protein → MTNQAPIEDVPIGGEVIRLGQFLKFAGLLDSGGHVKDAIANGEVTVNGEVDLRRGRQLQPGDVVSFEGRRSRVRP, encoded by the coding sequence ATGACGAACCAGGCTCCGATCGAAGACGTGCCGATCGGCGGGGAGGTCATCCGCCTCGGGCAGTTCCTGAAGTTCGCCGGACTCCTCGACTCCGGCGGGCACGTCAAAGACGCCATCGCGAACGGCGAGGTGACGGTGAACGGGGAGGTCGACCTTCGCCGCGGACGGCAGCTGCAGCCCGGCGACGTCGTCAGCTTCGAGGGGCGCCGCTCCCGCGTCCGCCCCTGA
- a CDS encoding glycoside hydrolase family 2 protein has product MFDRSITVPYPPESPASGIGDTSYHPVVWYRRAVSKADLTRAGHSEEKSRVILHFGAVDWVAHVWLNEQFLGTHEGGQSAFSFDITDSLSPEGENTLIVRAFDDPHDVSIPRGKQDWLESPHSIWYHRTTGIWQPVWLEAVPPLHIDELSWQSDLPAASVSLELSFSIQPKDDTWATIRLQFGDEPLAEARFRVSQQTAQLQLTLDRQRNGQHYEELLWDPEHPRLIDATIILTHGDERVDTVSSYFGLRSVATSRRRFLLNDRPLYLRSVLSQNYWPESHLAAPSPEALRREVELIKELGFNTARIHQKAEDPRFLFWADRLGLLIWGETASAYDFNPRAVVSLTTEWMSLIRRDRSHPSIVVWVPFNESWGLQHIAHSPQQQAFSRSLTDLTRAIDPTRPVISNDGWEHTSSDIWTIHDYDTDPTTIINRYASDSSVQAVLEGFGPNGRRVSVTQLDHEQPIMLTEFGGVSYIEEPIAGAWGYSTAHNAPEFETKVVELICAAQQSPILSGFCYTQLTDTGQETNGLLRADRTPKIPIDKLRATIQNR; this is encoded by the coding sequence GTGTTCGATCGCTCTATCACCGTTCCGTACCCGCCCGAATCTCCCGCGTCAGGGATCGGAGACACCAGCTACCACCCTGTCGTCTGGTACCGGCGTGCTGTCTCGAAAGCTGATCTCACCCGCGCAGGGCACAGTGAGGAGAAGAGCCGCGTCATTCTGCACTTCGGAGCAGTCGACTGGGTCGCTCACGTGTGGCTCAACGAACAGTTCCTCGGCACGCACGAGGGAGGCCAGTCGGCGTTCTCCTTCGATATCACAGACTCGCTTTCCCCGGAAGGCGAGAACACCCTGATCGTCCGCGCATTCGACGACCCGCACGATGTGTCCATCCCCCGCGGCAAGCAGGACTGGCTGGAATCCCCGCACTCGATCTGGTACCACCGCACCACCGGAATCTGGCAACCCGTCTGGCTGGAGGCCGTCCCGCCCCTGCACATCGACGAGCTCTCGTGGCAGTCCGACCTCCCCGCGGCAAGCGTCTCCCTCGAGCTGTCCTTCAGCATCCAGCCGAAGGACGACACGTGGGCGACAATTCGCCTGCAATTCGGCGACGAGCCACTTGCCGAAGCCCGATTCCGCGTCAGCCAGCAGACAGCGCAGCTGCAGCTGACCCTCGACCGGCAGCGCAACGGACAACACTACGAAGAACTTCTGTGGGACCCGGAACACCCGCGACTCATCGACGCGACGATCATCCTCACCCACGGAGACGAACGCGTCGACACTGTCTCCAGCTACTTCGGCCTCAGGTCGGTCGCCACGTCGCGACGTCGATTCCTCCTCAACGACCGGCCCCTGTACCTTCGTTCGGTGCTCTCGCAGAACTACTGGCCAGAGTCCCACCTCGCAGCACCCAGCCCTGAGGCGCTCCGGCGCGAGGTCGAACTCATCAAAGAGCTCGGCTTCAACACCGCGCGCATCCATCAGAAAGCAGAAGACCCCAGGTTCCTGTTCTGGGCCGACAGACTCGGGCTCCTCATCTGGGGCGAGACCGCCAGCGCCTACGACTTCAACCCCCGCGCGGTCGTCAGCCTGACAACAGAATGGATGTCGCTCATCCGCCGTGACCGCTCACACCCATCCATCGTGGTCTGGGTGCCCTTCAACGAGAGCTGGGGGCTGCAACACATCGCCCACAGCCCCCAACAACAGGCCTTCAGCCGCAGCCTGACAGACCTCACCAGGGCCATCGACCCAACGAGACCCGTCATCTCCAACGACGGTTGGGAACACACCTCATCCGACATCTGGACCATTCACGACTACGACACCGACCCGACCACCATCATCAACCGCTACGCCTCAGATAGTTCCGTGCAGGCGGTCCTCGAAGGCTTCGGCCCGAACGGCCGCCGAGTCTCCGTGACGCAGCTCGACCACGAGCAGCCCATCATGCTCACTGAATTCGGCGGCGTCAGCTACATCGAAGAACCCATCGCCGGCGCGTGGGGCTACAGCACAGCCCACAACGCCCCAGAATTCGAAACCAAAGTCGTCGAACTCATCTGTGCCGCCCAACAATCACCCATCCTGTCCGGGTTCTGCTACACCCAACTCACCGACACCGGACAAGAAACCAACGGACTCCTCCGCGCCGACCGCACCCCGAAAATCCCGATCGACAAGCTGAGAGCAACAATCCAGAACCGATAG
- a CDS encoding LacI family DNA-binding transcriptional regulator, whose protein sequence is MGKTTLKDVGDYVGVSAKTVSNVVNNTGWVGDELKERVHRAIVELGYRPNAAARQLRSGRSGMIALALPDLAQPYFAELASAVVRAAAARSITVLINQTNGDFEAERRIADGVGIPVMDGVILSALALTARDLTHREDSMPIVLLGEHIGESAFPHVAVDSAKAAEAATNHLLASGRRRIAAIGAQSDAPRETADLRLAGYRAALAGAGITPDPTLVAFVNEFQRADGVAAMKGLLANGADFDAVFAFNDLLALGAMHTLISRGIRVPEDVAVIGFDDIEEGRFATPPLTSISPDKDAIAHAALDLLLDAGKPDPTRTVAAQSLETTIPFQIAKRASA, encoded by the coding sequence GTGGGAAAGACGACCCTGAAAGACGTCGGTGACTACGTGGGGGTTTCAGCCAAGACGGTATCGAACGTGGTCAACAACACCGGCTGGGTCGGCGACGAACTCAAGGAGCGCGTGCACCGCGCGATCGTCGAGCTCGGCTACCGCCCCAACGCAGCAGCACGCCAGCTTCGAAGCGGGCGAAGTGGGATGATCGCGCTGGCGTTGCCCGACCTCGCCCAGCCCTATTTCGCCGAACTTGCCTCAGCCGTCGTGCGCGCAGCAGCGGCGCGGTCGATCACGGTGCTGATCAACCAGACGAACGGAGACTTCGAGGCCGAACGACGGATCGCAGACGGTGTCGGCATACCCGTCATGGACGGCGTCATCCTGAGCGCCTTGGCCTTGACCGCCCGGGACCTCACCCACCGCGAAGACTCCATGCCCATCGTGCTTCTGGGCGAACACATCGGCGAAAGCGCCTTTCCCCACGTCGCTGTGGACAGCGCCAAAGCCGCAGAAGCCGCCACCAACCATCTCCTGGCGAGCGGCCGGCGCCGAATCGCCGCGATCGGGGCGCAATCCGACGCCCCCCGAGAAACGGCCGACCTCCGCCTGGCCGGATATCGGGCAGCACTGGCTGGAGCCGGAATCACACCCGATCCGACCCTCGTCGCTTTCGTCAACGAGTTCCAACGCGCAGACGGAGTCGCCGCCATGAAAGGACTGCTCGCGAATGGTGCTGACTTCGACGCGGTGTTCGCGTTCAACGACCTTCTGGCACTCGGCGCAATGCACACCCTGATCTCGAGGGGTATTCGGGTGCCAGAAGATGTCGCTGTCATCGGGTTCGACGACATCGAAGAAGGCCGTTTTGCGACTCCCCCGCTGACAAGCATCTCCCCCGACAAAGACGCCATCGCCCACGCTGCGCTCGACCTGCTCCTCGATGCCGGCAAACCGGACCCAACCCGAACTGTCGCGGCACAGAGCCTTGAAACCACAATTCCGTTCCAGATCGCGAAACGAGCAAGCGCATGA
- a CDS encoding ABC transporter substrate-binding protein, translated as MRSNHSTTSPGGPRRRWLPVGGVAFIAASALLLGGCAGGGAPSGGSGDSGGKVTLSFWNGFTGPDGPALQKVVDDFNASQDGVEVQTNIMPWDTLYQKVLTAAAGKDGPDIVAMSASRLPQYIDEGLYQPLDDYYTNADNDSEALASAAVNASIFDGKNYGVPVNLATMLMYYNKDLFTAAGLDPEKPPTSWDEFAAMVPKLTVDENGDGKPEQYAIALGDHETVPMYQPFLWNAGGGVVSEDGKTSELGSAGSLKALNFWVDLVKNKKASPVGLSGADADKLFTTGKAAIEIVGPWATTGFKDAGINFGLARQFAGPSAQTTLADVVSMSIPASADDSTKQAAYTFFKYWNSKDGQKTWAEGSGFPPTRSDIASDITTNPYPAVFGAPDIVDDSQVLLAGVAAGGTITTTIFEPTLQKALNGEGTVDELFPAASDQVQAELDK; from the coding sequence ATGAGGTCAAATCACAGCACAACCAGTCCGGGCGGTCCGCGCCGCCGGTGGTTGCCGGTCGGTGGGGTGGCGTTCATCGCCGCGTCCGCGTTGCTGCTCGGCGGCTGCGCCGGAGGCGGAGCTCCATCCGGCGGGTCAGGCGACTCCGGGGGAAAAGTGACGCTGAGCTTCTGGAACGGATTCACCGGACCCGACGGCCCCGCCCTGCAGAAGGTCGTCGACGACTTCAATGCCTCCCAGGACGGCGTGGAGGTGCAGACGAACATCATGCCGTGGGACACCCTCTACCAGAAGGTCCTCACTGCGGCAGCTGGAAAAGACGGCCCGGACATCGTGGCCATGTCCGCGTCCCGGTTACCTCAGTACATCGACGAAGGTCTCTACCAGCCGCTCGATGACTACTACACCAATGCCGACAACGACTCGGAGGCCCTGGCTTCCGCTGCCGTGAACGCTTCGATCTTCGACGGAAAGAACTACGGCGTACCCGTCAACCTCGCGACCATGCTGATGTACTACAACAAGGACCTGTTCACCGCTGCGGGTCTCGACCCGGAGAAGCCGCCGACCAGTTGGGATGAGTTCGCGGCGATGGTTCCGAAGCTGACGGTCGATGAGAACGGCGACGGCAAGCCGGAGCAGTATGCGATCGCGCTCGGCGATCACGAGACGGTGCCGATGTATCAGCCCTTCCTGTGGAACGCCGGCGGGGGAGTGGTTTCCGAAGACGGCAAGACCTCCGAGCTCGGTTCGGCCGGATCTCTGAAGGCCCTCAACTTCTGGGTCGATCTGGTGAAGAACAAGAAAGCGTCCCCCGTCGGTCTGTCCGGCGCGGATGCCGACAAACTGTTCACGACCGGTAAGGCTGCCATCGAAATCGTCGGACCATGGGCCACGACCGGGTTCAAAGACGCGGGCATCAACTTCGGCCTCGCGAGGCAGTTCGCCGGTCCGAGTGCGCAGACCACGCTCGCAGATGTGGTGTCCATGTCGATTCCTGCCTCGGCCGATGACTCCACGAAGCAGGCCGCCTACACGTTCTTCAAGTACTGGAACTCCAAAGACGGCCAGAAGACGTGGGCGGAAGGATCGGGGTTCCCACCCACCCGCTCTGACATCGCCTCCGACATCACGACCAACCCGTACCCGGCAGTCTTCGGCGCACCGGATATCGTCGATGACTCTCAGGTGCTGCTTGCCGGGGTAGCGGCCGGTGGAACCATCACCACGACCATCTTCGAACCGACTCTGCAGAAAGCACTGAACGGCGAGGGAACAGTCGATGAGCTCTTCCCCGCAGCATCCGATCAGGTTCAAGCCGAACTCGACAAATAA